Within Aliivibrio fischeri, the genomic segment GAAAACAAAAACCGCATTGATGATTTATTGAATAATGCCGCTAACCAAAACGTTAAAGTAATTGTAGTTACTGATGGTGAACGAATTCTTGGTCTTGGTGATCAGGGGATCGGCGGTATGGGTATTCCTATCGGGAAACTGGCATTATATACCGCATGTGGTGGTATCAGCCCTGCTCATACATTACCTATCGTACTTGATGTAGGTACAAATAACCCTCAACGTCTTGCTGATCCTATGTATATGGGCTGGCGTCACCCTCGTGTTACTGGCGACGAATACGCTGATTTTGTTGAAGATTTCATTCAAGCTGTACAACGTCGTTGGCCTGAAGCCCTAGTTCAATTTGAAGATTTTGCACAAAAAAATGCAATGCCTTTACTTGAGCGTTACAAAAACCGAATTTGTTGTTTTAATGACGATATTCAAGGTACTGCAGCAGTTACTGTTGGTTCATTACTTGCCGCTTGTAAAGCTGCTGGCAGTTCTTTATCAGAACAACGAGTTACTTTCCTAGGCGCAGGCTCTGCTGGTTGTGGTATTGCTGAAGCAATCATTGCACAAATGGTATCAGAAGGAATTTCTGATGCACAAGCACGCTCACAAGTATATATGGTTGACCGTTGGGGTCTATTACAAGAAGGTATGCCGAATCTATTAGATTTCCAACAACGTCTTGTACAAAAAGCTGAAAACACAAAAGATTGGGTTTCTGAGGAACCTAACTTCTCACTTGTTGATGTTATGCGTAATGCAAAACCAACCGTATTAATTGGTGTATCTGGTGCTCCTGGCTTATTTAGTAAAGAAGTAATCCAAGAGATGCACAAACATTGTGAACGACCAATTGTTTTCCCTCTCTCAAACCCAACAAGCCGTGTAGAGGCTACACCAAACGATATCATTCGTTGGACTGATGGTCAGGCACTAGTAGCAACAGGAAGCCCGTTTGATCCTGTCGCACACAATGGTCAAACTTATCCAATTGCTCAGTGTAATAATAGTTTTATCTTCCCAGGTATTGGCTTAGGTGTATTAGCTATTAAAGCAACTCGTGTAACGGATGAAATGCTGATGGAATCAAGTCGAGCACTATCTGAATGCTCTCCACTGGCTATTCACGGTACTGGTGCACTTCTTCCACCATTAGAAGAGATTCATAGTGTATCGAAGCGAATTGCGTTTGCCGTAGCTAAAAAAGCGATTGAACAGGGCCATGCTCTTGAAATCACAGATGAAGCGCTTCAGCAAAAAATTGAAAGCTACTTTTGGAAACCGGTATACCGTCGTTACAAACGAACAGCATTCTAATAAGTACATGATTTAACTATAAACCAGAGTAACTATTGCTCTGGTTTTTTTTCAACTTTTGCTAAGCCTGGCCGATATATTTAATATGAATAAATAATCGTATACACCTTATGAACCAAATACTTTCTTTTTTTAATACCTTGGGCAGTTATTTAACTCCCTATTTATCTGATATCTCAGTAGCGATGATTGCTTGTGCACTTGTCATGCTAGGTGGTGATATTAACCGTGCATTAAGAGCTTTCTTAGCTGGAAAACACTTTTTAATTCGTACCTGTGCTTTTATTGGTATTAACGCTTTTGGGTATGGATTGTTGATTGTAAAAGCATCACCATTTCTCACATCTGCTTTGCGTTCTATACAACCTGCTTTTATGCTTGCTATTGTTTTTTCGACCTTTATTATTATCGGTATATGGGCACAAAAAAATCGTCAAGTATGATCATGATGCATTAAAGTTGAGGGATAATGGCAGTTTCAAAAATAGAGACATTTAAAAAGTGGATAAAAATAGTTTTGATCGTAGCTATCGCTGCTACATCGGCTATTTTGGCTCCCGATGTCTATATGTCGCTATCAACACAGTCACAACTTTATAAACAGGTTGAAGCTCTTCCAGAGCAAGAAACGGCTCTGGTTCTTGGCACGAGCAAGTATATTCGTCGTACATTAAACCCTTACTACCAATATCGCATTGATGCTGCAATTGAATTATTCAAGCAAAATAAAGTTTCGCATTTTTTACTCAGTGGAGATAATGCTCATCGTTCATATAACGAACCATGGACAATGAAGCGAGACTTATTAAAAGCAGGAATACCAGAAGATAGAATAACATTAGACTATGCAGGGTTTCGTACTCTAGATTCCGTTCAGCGAGCAAAA encodes:
- a CDS encoding DUF3392 domain-containing protein yields the protein MNQILSFFNTLGSYLTPYLSDISVAMIACALVMLGGDINRALRAFLAGKHFLIRTCAFIGINAFGYGLLIVKASPFLTSALRSIQPAFMLAIVFSTFIIIGIWAQKNRQV
- a CDS encoding NAD-dependent malic enzyme; the encoded protein is MNNNKRPLYIPYAGPALLSTPLLNKGSAFSTTERKYFNLEGLLPEAIESIEEQTGRAYKQYQNFENDMDKHIYLRNIQDTNETLFYRLVQNHISEMMPIIYTPTVGAACENFSNIYRRGRGLFISYENKNRIDDLLNNAANQNVKVIVVTDGERILGLGDQGIGGMGIPIGKLALYTACGGISPAHTLPIVLDVGTNNPQRLADPMYMGWRHPRVTGDEYADFVEDFIQAVQRRWPEALVQFEDFAQKNAMPLLERYKNRICCFNDDIQGTAAVTVGSLLAACKAAGSSLSEQRVTFLGAGSAGCGIAEAIIAQMVSEGISDAQARSQVYMVDRWGLLQEGMPNLLDFQQRLVQKAENTKDWVSEEPNFSLVDVMRNAKPTVLIGVSGAPGLFSKEVIQEMHKHCERPIVFPLSNPTSRVEATPNDIIRWTDGQALVATGSPFDPVAHNGQTYPIAQCNNSFIFPGIGLGVLAIKATRVTDEMLMESSRALSECSPLAIHGTGALLPPLEEIHSVSKRIAFAVAKKAIEQGHALEITDEALQQKIESYFWKPVYRRYKRTAF
- a CDS encoding ElyC/SanA/YdcF family protein; this encodes MAVSKIETFKKWIKIVLIVAIAATSAILAPDVYMSLSTQSQLYKQVEALPEQETALVLGTSKYIRRTLNPYYQYRIDAAIELFKQNKVSHFLLSGDNAHRSYNEPWTMKRDLLKAGIPEDRITLDYAGFRTLDSVQRAKEIFDANSLTIVSQQFHCQRAVFIANHFDMDTVCLVVPSPSGWANTKIRFREVLARTKAVLDLYIFNVQPKFLGPKEPIDHRTLPKE